In Actinomycetota bacterium, one DNA window encodes the following:
- a CDS encoding glycosyltransferase family 4 protein: MPPEPIQVAWLLGTDLRPYRIPFLARLAERQDIELTLCFGGAKPGLGAPTRPPSVPDPRIRVRPVINRYWPHGKHRVAWQSGALSMLTGDFDVLVLPEIVHNLTVWSIVALRRIFGKRIVLFGFGYRPPPATFLARVREKARHLLISRADAIISYTERGREACLAAGVDGSRLFVSQNTLDTEYLRDLARNVRPDDLNEIRDRLSLTRHVLIYVGRLVPEKRVNVLVDAVVGLHRQGITCSLLVIGDGPERQSLEKRAAGLDDIHFLGAIYDDELLARYFLLSDMLVIPGGIGLTCVHGFSHGVPSITTSDTSVVQSPEYAYLEDGENCVIVDRPDPSAYAEVLKRLIDHPQELDTLRAGAARSAEQLTMAEMVEQYTAAISFAAGHPQS; this comes from the coding sequence TCCGGCCATACAGGATCCCGTTCCTCGCTCGACTTGCGGAACGGCAAGACATCGAACTCACACTGTGTTTCGGCGGCGCCAAACCTGGCCTCGGAGCTCCGACACGTCCACCATCCGTCCCCGATCCTCGTATCCGGGTTCGGCCGGTGATCAATCGGTACTGGCCTCATGGCAAGCATCGGGTCGCGTGGCAGTCCGGCGCACTATCGATGCTGACCGGCGACTTCGACGTCCTCGTGCTCCCCGAGATCGTCCACAACTTGACGGTGTGGTCCATCGTTGCTCTCAGGCGCATCTTCGGGAAACGAATAGTTCTCTTCGGCTTCGGGTACCGTCCTCCCCCGGCGACATTCCTCGCCCGCGTTCGAGAAAAGGCTCGCCATCTCCTCATCTCACGCGCAGATGCGATCATCTCCTACACAGAACGCGGCCGGGAGGCCTGTCTGGCAGCAGGAGTGGACGGCTCACGCCTGTTCGTCAGTCAGAACACCCTGGATACCGAGTACTTGCGAGATCTCGCTCGGAACGTGCGTCCCGACGATCTGAACGAGATCCGCGATCGTCTGTCTCTCACCCGTCACGTGCTGATCTACGTCGGGCGCCTCGTACCGGAGAAACGAGTGAACGTGCTGGTCGACGCCGTCGTCGGCCTCCACCGGCAAGGAATCACGTGCTCCTTACTCGTCATCGGCGATGGCCCGGAGCGCCAATCACTCGAGAAACGCGCCGCCGGGCTGGACGACATTCACTTCCTCGGTGCAATCTACGACGACGAGCTACTCGCCCGATACTTCCTGCTGTCCGACATGTTGGTCATCCCGGGAGGAATCGGGCTTACCTGTGTCCACGGATTCAGCCACGGCGTCCCGAGCATCACCACCTCCGACACGTCCGTAGTCCAAAGCCCCGAGTATGCCTACCTCGAGGATGGTGAGAACTGTGTCATCGTGGACCGTCCCGATCCGTCGGCGTACGCCGAGGTGCTCAAACGACTGATCGATCATCCGCAAGAACTCGACACTCTCCGCGCCGGAGCAGCGCGCTCGGCGGAGCAACTGACAATGGCCGAGATGGTCGAGCAGTACACTGCCGCCATTTCCTTCGCTGCCGGACACCCACAAAGCTGA